The sequence GATGCCCCACAATACTCGCATTCTGTGGTCTCACCTTCGATAATTATATTATTAGCACCACACCCATTACAAGTAACATTTCTAGTGACCTTACTCGGTTGTGAACTATGGGGTTGATCTTCAACTGCAACTTGTTGTTCTACACTAGGAACTCTGATATATAGGTTCTGATCAATAAATGCATTAGGAAGGAAATTCTTATCAATCATAGACTCGATATCTTTTCTCACTGACCCTATGTCCTTTTGCATACTAGTTGCAATCTCTTCTATGGATGACATCCTGTGATTTATTATTAGATTTAAGTACTTTTTAAAAACTGCACTTTGTTTTACCAGCTTTCTGCCAAACCTAACTAATAACACACCTGGCAAAAGAAGCAATACACCAAACGCTAAAAGAACAAATAACTCTTCACCAGGAAACTCTCCTACCAAAACCATTATGAAAAACAGAGAATAAAGAGCAACTAGTATATAACCTAGTATACTCAGGCCTTTTCCAGCTACCATACTTGTTTTACGGTCTTTAGTTAATCTAGTTATAAGTAGTAGAATACCAACCGGCCAAAAAAAGATGAATGCTAAAACAATTACCGGCCAAGAATGCATCCAACCAAAATTTCTATTTTTAACCACTTCCATAAACACACTCCCCTTCTTTATTTTATTGAGCTTAAAACACTGTTTCTCTTATCAACAGTATCTAAAATAGATTGAATATAAGTGCAAATATCTTCTTGATTTTTTAGTACCATGTGCTCTTTTGAGCTAATTACCCTATTTACTAAAGTATCTATATGATTTTCTATCTGTTCCTCAATAACAGATACTTCATTGCCAGTTTCTGGGTCACTATACCTTAATTTATCCCTTAATTTTTCAAGGCTGTTTGCGAGATCTTCAAGCTCATTTTTGTTCTTGAGGTTTGAAACATATCGAATTATATCCTCTACAGATATTACAAGGTTTTTCAATCTATTAACATTATTTTTAGTAACCATTTCCTTGTTAGATGCAGTCATAAGGAATATGGAAGAAAATCCTCCTCCAACTACAAATATTAGTAAGTTCAGTAGATGGATTGTAATGTACCAACTAAGGGATACTTCTAGATAAATCCAGAATAAAAACATTGACACAAATACTGCCACATTATATAAAAATACAGCAGAACCAATACCTGTAAAAGCAGGAAAAGGGCTATGTGGTTCCTTAACTTTAGTCATAGTAAAAACCATATAGCTAAAGTTTAAAACTTGAGCAAAAACTAATGTCAGTAAAGTTAACCAAAAGTGACCTGCTCTGTCAGCTGAATCTGTTAACTGAAAAGCCATAAGAATTATGATAAAAACTGTTAAAACTAAAATCCCATAAGTTATATTCCGGATATGTCCTTTAATATCAATCACCCCTTCTACAAAACATTACCACATTCATGGCAGAATTTTTGACCTGGCTTAACTTCTACACTACACCCTCCACAACGAAGGACCATGCTATTTCCACAGTTCGGGCAGAAATTAACGCCAGATTGTACACTCTCTCCACAATTATTACATGGTACAGGCATACCATTACCACAAGCTCTGCAAACCTTGCTATCCTCTAAATTGCCCTTTCCACAATCAGGACACATAACATGTTTACTCCCACAGTGAGGACAGAAAACACCCTTAGATGACATAGGTTCACTACAGCTAGCACATGTATTTTGTGCTGGATTTTCTTTTTTAGACTCCGTTAAGTTGTTTCCACAATTATTACAGAACTTAACGTTTAAAGGATTTGCAGCATTACATTTAACACAAGTCTGGTTACCTTCAGGTTTTAGGTTTTGAGTCACTTGCCCCATGGCATTACCCATACCTCCACCTATGCCTAGTCCCATACCCATACCAATACCTGCCCCCATGATATTAGAAGCTCCACTACCTTCATTTCTAGCTGCTGACTCAAGGGTATCAAAAGACCTTTGTTGCTGATAGTTGTATCCTATGATATCCATCTCAGCTCTACGAGCTAAAGCATCCTTTAGCTTTGCTACACCAGGATCATTTTCAGGTATATTTATTGAGTTTACGTAAAAATTCTCAACACTGATACCGAACTTTTCAAAGGTTGGAGCTACTCTCCCCTGAATATGTTCTGAAATCTCATCAATATATGCATTGATATCCAAAACACTTATTTTTTTATGAACTAAGTATGAAGATATATGATCTTTAATCTTGGTAGTAAGTACACCTCTGAAATAATTATTTAAAGTGGTCTTATCAAAGGACTTCATGGTACCAACTAAGTTTACTAAAAACTTCCTAGAGTCATTTATCTGTATACCAAACTGACCGAATGACCTAACAGGCACAAATATCTTATATTGTGGATCCTGAAGTTGAATAGGGTCCTTTGTCCCCCACTTTACATCTAATGTAAATCTTTTATTGATATACCACACCTCTGCAACAAAAGGAGAGTTTCCACCAAATGGAAGATTAACTAGTTTTGAAAGTAAAGGAATATTATTAGTGCTTAAAGTATGTCTCCCTGCAGTAAATAAATCTAGTGCCTGGCCCCCCTTAAACAAAATAGCCTCTTGAGATTCGTTGACAATTAACTGAGTCCAATTGCCAAGTTCATGTGATGGATGCTTCCAAGCGAAAACATCTGGATTACCATCATACCTAATAACATCAACAACTGCCATATAACCACCTCTTATATTTATATTTCAGACTTTCTAAAGACCTAAATATGGTAAAAGTAATCTACATAAAGTTACTTCGACACCAATCATCAAATTTCCTGTTTAAAAACTAAATTCTCCACTTATATATATTGATAATTTTATATAATAATAACCTTTTTTTTGACAATCTGGCCTTTCTTTAATGAGTATATTCTCCATAACTAAATCAAAACGAGCCGTGATAAGAAATATATAACTTCACGGCTTATTTAAGCAATTTTTCCAACCAACTTGATAGCCATTATTTACCACTAAACGACTCGGAGACAGATAATTAGACACTTTTTTCTCTATGTGACCTTTTTCCTATAAGAAATTGCACAATATGCGAATAAACAATTGACTAATTAGTATATGTTAACTATCATTAATCTATACCAATTTAAATAGATAAAAATACTTGCAATACTTAGTGCAAGTACCAACTGGGGGAGAAAAAGAGTGAAAAGACTGATTAAAGTTAAAGTAGTATTTTTGATTGTAGTTCTATCTTGTATATTTTTGACGCCCAATTTTCAGGTGGCTGCAAA comes from Alkalicella caledoniensis and encodes:
- a CDS encoding SPFH domain-containing protein, producing the protein MAVVDVIRYDGNPDVFAWKHPSHELGNWTQLIVNESQEAILFKGGQALDLFTAGRHTLSTNNIPLLSKLVNLPFGGNSPFVAEVWYINKRFTLDVKWGTKDPIQLQDPQYKIFVPVRSFGQFGIQINDSRKFLVNLVGTMKSFDKTTLNNYFRGVLTTKIKDHISSYLVHKKISVLDINAYIDEISEHIQGRVAPTFEKFGISVENFYVNSINIPENDPGVAKLKDALARRAEMDIIGYNYQQQRSFDTLESAARNEGSGASNIMGAGIGMGMGLGIGGGMGNAMGQVTQNLKPEGNQTCVKCNAANPLNVKFCNNCGNNLTESKKENPAQNTCASCSEPMSSKGVFCPHCGSKHVMCPDCGKGNLEDSKVCRACGNGMPVPCNNCGESVQSGVNFCPNCGNSMVLRCGGCSVEVKPGQKFCHECGNVL